A DNA window from Scomber japonicus isolate fScoJap1 chromosome 14, fScoJap1.pri, whole genome shotgun sequence contains the following coding sequences:
- the dnajb12a gene encoding dnaJ homolog subfamily B member 12a isoform X2 codes for MDSNKDEAERCIKIARNAISNNQPDKAKKFLEKAQRLFPTNQAKGLLESLGQNGKPPDENGSSMNGDGPTMRHRSPGEEPDASAQRPTESAKPYTADQLDAVRKIKSCKDYYQILGVEKTASEEDLKKAYRKLALKFHPDKNHAPGATEAFKAIGNAYAVLSNTEKRRQYDQYGEERSHPTRHRHHRDFEADISPEDLFNMFFGGGFPSSNVHVYRNGRMHFAHHNRQERREQQRDGGLALFVQLMPILILIIVSALSQLMVTQPPYSLSYRQSAGHIHKRHTSSLKVPFYVGDRFNEEYSGNNLKNVERSVEEDYISNLRNNCWKEKQQIQNPKTLSEGGRLTVSRSVLWGF; via the exons ATGGACTCAAACAAGGACGAAGCCGAGCGGTGCATTAAAATAGCCCGAAATGCGATCAGTAACAACCAACCGGACAAAGCCAAGAAGTTTCTAGAGAAGGCTCAGCGCTTGTTTCCGACAAATCAGGCCAAAG GTTTATTGGAGTCGTTAGGACAAAATGGAAAGCCGCCGGATGAGAATGGCAGTTCTATGAACGGAGATGGACCCACTATGAGGCATCGCAGCCCCGGAGAGGAGCCTGATGCATCCGCACAGAGGCCCACAGAGTCAGCCAAGCCTTACACCGCAGACCAGCTGGATGCTGTCAGAAA gaTTAAAAGCTGTAAAGATTACTACCAAATTCTGGGCGTTGAAAAGACTGCGTCTGAAGAGGATCTTAAAAAAGCTTACAGAAAGCTAGCTTTGAAATTTCACCCAGATAAAAACCATGCACCTGGAGCCACAGAGGCATTTAAAG CTATTGGTAATGCCTACGCTGTGCTGAGTAACACTGAGAAACGAAGGCAGTATGACCAATATGGAGAGGAGAGATCACACCCGACCAGACACAGACACCACCGTGATTTTGAAGCAGATATTTCACCCGAGGACCTCTTCAACATGTTCTTTGGCGGAGGCTTCCCATCAA gtaATGTACATGTTTACAGAAATGGAAGAATGCACTTTGCACATCACAATAGGCAAGAAAGACGAGAACAACAGAGAGAT GGTGGCCTTGCTCTGTTTGTCCAGCTGATGCCCATCTTAATCCTTATTATTGTTTCTGCGCTGAGCCAACTAATGGTTACGCAGCCTCCATACAGCCTTAGCTACCGCCA GTCAGCTGGACATATTCACAAAAGGCATACATCAAGCCTGAAGGTGCCTTTCTATGTTGGGGACCGTTTCAATGAAGAATATTCTGGAAATAATCTGAAGAATGTTGAGCGAAGTGTAGAAGAAGACTACATCTCCAACCTCAGAAACAACTGTTGGAAAGAGAAGCAGCAGA tccaaaacccaaagacattGAGTGAAGG
- the trmt2b gene encoding tRNA (uracil-5-)-methyltransferase homolog B: MAWAALHSRSVMRLFVKHKIKETCCVLLSSNNTIQADQSKTPSKKKWRKSQKKPPWNDSLSWEERLADAVTPLWRLSYEEQLELKQKQQENILSQLSGYLSGDSLSHSSPPVRSKASFPVLPILPSPVRDGYRNKSTFSVNRGVDGNPKTVGFYLGTGRGGNIVCVNGDHLLNMPEKHKQVARCYQDFLRLSSLEPCLMFHTGGHWREITVRTNAEGRTMAIVYFHPQTLTPEEVAVHKAELVDYFTQGTGAVCQLDSLFFQESSMTRCAHEESPYQLLHGQPHIYEEVLGFMFRISADAFFQVNQAAAQVLYSTITDLCVPNWEEGRGRTEVGDTLLDVCCGTGAIGITVSPRVERIIGIELIEQAVEDARHNAALNNVLNCEFIPGKAEAVLPGLISQYNSARLTAVVNPARAGLHHRVIRALRNQPAIRRLVYVSCKPDGEAMRNFRELCCAPDPKKKLIGEPFSPSLAVPVDMFPHTPHCELVLLFER, from the exons ATGGCTTGGGCAGCTCTACACAGCAGGTCTGTCATGAGGTTATTTGTTAAACACAAGATAAAGGAAACTTGTTGTGTGTTACTTTCATCTAATAATACGATTCAAGCTGATCAGAGTAAGACACCGTCAAAGAAAAAGtggagaaaaagtcaaaagaagCCTCCCTGGAATGATTCTCTATCCTGGGAGGAGAGGTTGGCTGATGCGGTCACCCCTTTGTGGAGGCTGAGCTATGAGGAGCAACTTGAGCTCAAGCAAAAACAGCAGGAGAACATATTGTCGCAGCTCTCTGGTTATCTCTCAGGTGACTCCCTATCACACTCCTCACCACCTGTCAGAAGTAAAGCCAGCTTCCCTGTTCTGCCTATCCTCCCTTCACCAGTAAGGGATGGCTACCGCAACAAGTCTACGTTCTCTGTCAACAGAGGAGTGGATGGAAATCCAAAGACAGTCGGGTTTTACTTGGGCACTGGCAGGGGTGGAAACATTGTCTGCGTCAACGGAGACCACCTACTCAACATGCCAGAGAAGCACAAACAGGTAGCCCGATGCTACCAGGACTTCTTACGCCTGTCCTCCCTGGAGCCTTGTCTGATGTTTCACACTGGGGGTCACTGGAGAGAGATCACAGTGAGGACCAATGCAGAGGGCCGCACAATGGCTATAGTGTACTTTCATCCACAGACACTGACCCCAGAGGAGGTGGCGGTTCATAAAGCTGAACTGGTGGATTACTTTACGCAAGGTACGGGGGCTGTGTGTCAGTTAGACTCGCTTTTCTTCCAAGAGAGCAGCATGACTCGCTGTGCTCATGAGGAATCCCCCTATCAGCTCCTGCATGGCCAGCCACACATTTATGAGGAG GTTTTGGGCTTTATGTTCCGCATCTCTGCAGATGCTTTTTTCCAGGTAAATCAGGCAGCTGCTCAGGTACTCTACAGCACAATTACAGACCTGTGTGTCCCAAAttgggaggaaggtagaggaagaacagaagtgGGAGACACTCTCCTAGACGTGTGCTGTGGGACAGGTGCTATTGGCATTACTGTATCTCCCAGAGTGGAACGAATTATTGGTATAGAGCTCATAGAACAGGCGGTAGAAGATGCTAGACACAACGCAGCACTCAATAATGTCCTGAACTGTGAGTTTATCCCAGGGAAGGCGGAGGCAGTACTCCCTGGCCTTATTTCCCAGTATAACTCTGCAAGGCTTACAGCTGTGGTAAACCCAGCTCGTGCTGGCCTGCATCACCGTGTGATCAGAGCGTTACGAAACCAACCTGCTATCCGCAGGCTGGTCTATGTTTCCTGTAAACCGGACGGAGAGGCTATGAGGAACTTCAGGGAGCTTTGTTGTGCCCCTGACCCAAAGAAGAAACTCATAGGGGAGCCATTTTCTCCATCTCTGGCTGTGCCTGTGGACATGTTCCCGCATACTCCACACTGTGAACTGGTGCTACTTTTTGAGAGGTAG
- the scdb gene encoding stearoyl-CoA desaturase b, which translates to MTETETRNHHDGKQQNGDAMAETSTVEDVFDDTYKEKEGPKPPRILVWRNIILMSLLHFGALYGVTVIPSASALTLGWTAVCFLISALGITAGAHRLWSHRSYKASPPLRAFLAIANSMAFQNDIYEWARDHRVHHKYSETDADPHNAVRGFFFAHIGWLLVRKHPDVIEKGRKLDLSDLKADKFVMLQRRHYKLSVLIFCFLVPMLVPWYFWGESLHVGYFVPGLLRYTMVLNATWLVNSAAHMWGNRPYDLTINPRENPLVAFSAIGEGFHNYHHTFPFDYATSEFGCKLNLTTAFIDLMCSLGLATDRKIVSKEIIAARRQRTGDGKSG; encoded by the exons ATGACCGAAACGGAAACCAGAAATCATCACGATGGCAAGCAACAGAACGGAGATGCCATGGCAGAAACATCGACGGTAGAGGATGTTTTTGACGACACctataaagagaaagaaggtcCCAAACCGCCGAGGATACTAGTATGGAGAAATATCATACTTATGTCCCTCTTACATTTCGGTGCGCTTTATGGAGTGACCGTCATCCCTTCCGCATCGGCGTTAACTCTTGGCTGGA CTGCGGTGTGCTTCCTCATCAGTGCTCTTGGTATCACCGCTGGTGCACACAGATTATGGAGCCACAGATCCTACAAGGCCTCCCCCCCTCTGCGAGCCTTCCTCGCTATCGCCAACTCCATGGCCTTTCag aATGACATATATGAGTGGGCAAGAGACCACCGTGTCCACCACAAGTATTCTGAGACGGATGCAGACCCCCACAATGCCGTGCGGGGGTTCTTCTTCGCCCACATCGGTTGGCTGCTGGTTCGCAAGCACCCTGACGTCATTGAAAAGGGTAGAAAACTGGACCTGTCAGACCTGAAGGCAGATAAATTTGTCATGTTACAAAGACG GCACTACAAGCTCTCTGTGTTGATATTCTGCTTCTTGGTGCCCATGTTGGTCCCCTGGTACTTCTGGGGTGAATCCCTCCATGTGGGATACTTCGTCCCTGGACTCCTGAGATACACAATGGTTCTCAATGCCACCTGGCTGGTCAACAGCGCTGCACACATGTGGGGCAACAGGCCTTATGACCTCACCATTAACCCGAGGGAAAACCCACTGGTAGCTTTCAGCGCCATAG gggAAGGTTTCCACAACTACCATCACACATTCCCCTTTGACTATGCCACCAGTGAGTTCGGGTGCAAGCTCAATCTCACAACTGCCTTTATAGACCTTATGTGCAGCCTGGGTTTGGCCACAGACCGTAAGATAGTGTCAAAGGAAATCATAGCTGCACGCAGGCAGCGGACGGGTGATGGCAAAAGTGGCTGA